The following proteins are co-located in the Myroides profundi genome:
- the lptC gene encoding LPS export ABC transporter periplasmic protein LptC has translation MKLLSKFLSILFFFTIAVSLFSCESNFKEIQKFNKVSFFPASEVENMRGQYIDSGRVKAILVSPKMLDYSNVKYPFTEFPDGIHLTIYDKDKNKNTVIADYAIRYTKTDLIDLQGNVVITTHDGKKLVSDQLYYDQKNEWFFTEGKYRASTDSENFTRGIGIDFDSKMSKVKATNSYAESVKNNE, from the coding sequence ATGAAATTACTTTCTAAATTCTTAAGCATACTATTCTTTTTCACAATCGCTGTAAGTTTATTTTCTTGTGAAAGCAACTTTAAAGAAATTCAAAAATTCAACAAAGTAAGTTTCTTTCCAGCCAGTGAAGTAGAAAATATGCGCGGTCAATACATAGATTCAGGGAGAGTCAAAGCTATTTTAGTAAGTCCAAAAATGCTCGATTACAGCAATGTCAAATATCCATTTACCGAATTTCCAGACGGAATTCACTTAACGATATATGACAAGGATAAAAATAAAAATACTGTAATAGCTGATTATGCTATCCGTTATACTAAGACAGACCTAATAGACCTACAAGGAAATGTTGTAATAACAACACATGATGGTAAGAAGCTTGTTTCTGATCAACTTTACTATGATCAAAAAAACGAATGGTTCTTTACAGAAGGCAAATACAGAGCCTCTACTGATAGCGAAAACTTCACTAGAGGAATAGGAATAGACTTTGACAGTAAAATGAGCAAGGTAAAAGCAACTAACAGTTACGCCGAAAGCGTAAAAAACAACGAATAA